The Populus alba chromosome 6, ASM523922v2, whole genome shotgun sequence genome contains a region encoding:
- the LOC118048211 gene encoding LOW QUALITY PROTEIN: heat stress transcription factor A-3-like (The sequence of the model RefSeq protein was modified relative to this genomic sequence to represent the inferred CDS: deleted 1 base in 1 codon) — MRAYSILACSIQISSFKSHSFSVKNQSVMSPEEDDTYPKSSHKYSSVMDCQQSSSAGSIFIEDLSFPAAASSPLMDLEAFSYVSPTTSAHPVSSSATAIEVDEEEEMPRPLACLQENPVPPFLSKTYDLVDDRMLDPIISWGSIGESFVVWDPEEFARLVLPRNFKHNNFSSFVRQLNTYGFRKIDTDRWEFANESFRRGEKHLLKNIHRRKSTQSQQVGSHTGSLTEAGRSGLDSEVERLRKERSVMMQEVIELQKQQSGTVHDVQSVNQRLQAAEQRQKQMVSFLAKLFQNPAFLACLKQKKEQGEIGSSRMKRKFVKHQQHQHALPESSMEGQIMRCMPDWRNITLSSVVPDTSPASIDQSPDYVSEDMVGLGLGSEAMPLPEIVAPDEFAISDELGVGQGFIKTPEQVGEEQSSMQFEDPKLKGKIDMSPQNEAGLEYFVSFPEDLGMEKSFPELSSPGMERIVKQEDVWSLAFNTSAGMSSSSNVSWDNLVGYEMPELGSTGGFSDIWDIGSGQAGGGLSVDKWLADESPVDESDSQAGQPEDDK, encoded by the exons ATGCGTGCATATTCGATCCTTGCTTGTTCTATTCAAATCTCATCTTTCAAATCCCACTCCTTTTCTGTCAAAAACCAAAGCGTAATGAGCCCAGAAGAAGACGATACATACCCAAAATCATCTCACAAATATTCTTCAGTAATGGATTGTCAACAGTCTTCTAGTGCAGGGTCGATATTTATTGAAGATTTAAGCTTCCCTGCTGCCGCATCTTCTCCTTTAATGGACCTGGAGGCTTTCTCCTATGTAAGCCCGACGACTTCAGCTCATCCAGTATCATCATCGGCGACTGCCATCGAGGTAGATGAGGAAGAGGAGATGCCACGTCCTCTTGCGTGCTTACAGGAGAATCCAGTACCGCCTTTTCTATCGAAAACATATGATCTGGTGGATGATCGGATGCTGGACCCAATAATTTCGTGGGGTTCCATTGGGGAGAGTTTCGTGGTGTGGGACCCCGAGGAGTTCGCCAGGCTTGTTCTCCCTCGGAATTTCAAGCACAACAATTTCTCCAGTTTTGTCCGACAACTCAATACTTAT GGGTTCCGCAAGATTGATACTGATCGATGGGAGTTTGCCAATGAATCTTTCAGAAGAGGCGAGAAGCATCTGCTGAAGAACATTCATAGGCGCAAATCAACACAGTCCCAGCAGGTTGGGAGCCACACGGGGTCTTTAACTGAAGCAGGGAGGTCTGGATTGGATAGTGAGGTAGAAAGATTAAGGAAGGAGCGGAGTGTGATGATGCAGGAAGTTATAGAACTGCAGAAGCAGCAGTCTGGGACTGTTCACGATGTGCAATCAGTAAATCAGAGACTTCAGGCAGCAGAGCAAAGGCAGAAGCAGATGGTTTCGTTCTTGGCAAAGTTGTTTCAGAATCCAGCATTCTTAGCCTGTCTCAAGCAAAAGAAGGAACAGGGAGAGATTGGTTCATCAAGGATGAAGAGGAAGTTTGTTAAGCACCAGCAACACCAACATGCCCTACCTGAATCATCAATGGAAGGGCAGATTATGAGATGCATGCCTGATTGGAGAAACATCACATTATCTTCTGTGGTCCCAGATACAAGTCCAGCCTCTATTGATCAATCTCCTGATTATGTCTCAGAAGACATGGTAGGCCTGGGTCTTGGCAGCGAAGCAATGCCATTACCTGAAATTGTTGCACCTGATGAATTTGCCATCTCAGACGAATTAGGAGTGGGACAGGGATTTATCAAAACACCAGAGCAGGTTGGAGAAGAGCAATCAAGCATGCAATTTGAAGATCCCAAGCTCAAAGGAAAGATTGATATGAGCCCGCAAAATGAGGCTGGTCTTGAATATTTTGTCTCTTTTCCTGAGGATTTGGGGATGGAG AAAAGCTTTCCAGAATTATCTTCCCCTGGCATGGAAAGAATTGTTAAACAAGAGGATGTATGGAGTTTGGCATTTAACACTAGTGCTGGTATGTCTAGTTCTAGCAATGTTTCATGGGATAATCTTGTCGGATATGAGATGCCGGAGTTGGGATCAACAGGTGGCTTCTCAGATATCTGGGATATAGGTTCTGGACAAGCAGGAGGAGGTTTGAGCGTGGATAAGTGGCTGGCTGATGAAAGTCCTGTTGATGAGTCTGATAGTCAAGCTGGCCAGCCAGAAgatgataaataa